The window CCCCGCCGGGTCCGGACGAGGTCGCCTTCCGGCTCGCACTGCTCGACGGGCTGGAGCGGGACCTCGACCGGGTCTTCGAGACCGCCCTGCGCCCCGCGGCCGCCGAGGCGCCCCGCCACCCGCTGATGCGCGCGCTCGTCCCGCTGGTGGACCGGCACGCGCTGACCCCGGAGCCGTTCCGCCGTCTGATCGAGGCCAACCGGGTGGACCAGACCACCGCCCGCTACGCCACCTACCGGGACCTGGTCGGCTACTGCACGCTCTCCGCCGACCCGGTGGGCCGGCTGGTGCTGGCCATCGCGGGCGTCTCCACGCCCGAGCGGATCGAGCTCTCCGACGCCGTCTGCAGCGGCCTCCAGGTGGTCGAGCACCTCCAGGACGTCGCCGAGGACCTCGCCCGCGGCCGGATCTACCTCCCGGCCGAGGACCTGGCCCGCTTCGGCGTCACCGAGGCCGACCTCGCCGCCCCGTCCGCCGGCGGCGCGGTGCGTGAGCTGGTCGCCTTCGAGGTCGGACGGGCCCGCACCCTGCTGGACCGCGGCGCGCCGTTGGTAGGTACGGTTCGGGGGAGGCTTCGACTGCTCCTGGCGGGATTCACCGCCGGCGGGTACGCGGCCCTGGCCGCCATCGAGGGCGCCGGGTACGACGTGCTCGCCCAGCAGACGAAGCCCGACAAGCGCCGCCTCGCAGCGAAGGCGGCGGCCATCTTCGCGAAGGGAAGGTGAACGCCCGAGTGGCGGCATCACCACTGGCGTCGGCGCAGGTCATGGCGGCGTACCGGTACTGCGAGGCAGTCACCGGACTGCAGGCCCGCAACTTCAGCTACGGCATCCGCCTGCTGCCGGAGCCGAAGCGGCTGGCCATGTCGGCCCTGTACGCCCTGGCGCGGCGGGTCGACGACATCGGCGACGGCGAGCTCCCCGCGGACCGCAAGGCCGAGGCACTGCTGCGCACGCGCGAGCTGCTGGACGAGATCCGCGCGGGGTCGGTGTCGGAGGACGACACCGACCCGATCAAGGTCGCCCTGGCGGACACCGCCCGGCGCTTCCCGATCCCGCTCGGCGGCTTCGACGAGCTGATCGACGGCGTCGAGATGGACCTCAAGGGCGCCGAGTACCAGACGTACGAGGAGCTCAAGGTCTACTGCCGCTGCGTCGCCGGCGCGATCGGCCGGATCTCGCTCGGCGTGTACGGCTGCGACGACCCCGAGCGCGGGGCCCGGTACGCCGACACGCTGGGCCTCGCGCTCCAGCTCACCAACATCCTGCGCGACCTGCGCGAGGACGCCCTCAACGGCCGCACCTACCTGCCCGCCGAGGACCTCGTCCGGTTCGGCTGCGAGCGGGGCTTCGCGCTGCCCAGGCCGCCGGCCGGCGCCGACTTCACCGGTCTGGTCGCCTTCGAGGCCGCCCGGGCCCAGGCCGCCTTCGAGGAGGGCCTGCGGCTGCTGCCGATGCTCGACCGCCGCAGCCGCGCCTGCACCGCGGCGATGGCCGGGATCTACCACCGGCTGCTCGGCCGGATCGCGGCCGACCCGGAGTCGGTGCTGCGCGGCCGGGTCTCGCTGCCGGGCTGGGAGAAGGCGTACGTGGCGCTTTCCGGGCTCGCCGGGGGGCGTTCTTGATTCTCGCCGCACTTCTGTCACGCTGTGTCAGCGGGGAATCACTTATGGGTAGAGCCGTGTTGACCACCGTGTTGGGCACGACCGTGTTGACCACGAGCGCCCCGGACCGGACCGGGTCGGGCGCCGGATGCGAGGGGGAGGGCCGATGACCGGGCGAGCCGATGCCGCGCGCCCGGCCGCCGTCGTGGTCGGCGGCGGCCTGGCGGGCATCACCACCGCGCTCCGGCTGGCCGAGGCCGACCACCGGGTCACCCTCGTCGAGGGCCGTCCCCGACTGGGCGGCCTGGCCTTCTCGTTCCAGCGCGGCGAGCTGACCGTCGACAACGGCCAGCACGTCTACCTGCGCTGCTGCACCGCCTACCGGGGCCTGCTGGACCGGCTCGGCGCGAGCCGGCTGGTCCACCTCCAGGACCGGCTG of the Kitasatospora sp. NBC_01246 genome contains:
- the hpnC gene encoding squalene synthase HpnC, with the translated sequence MTLDKASAENFPVAPFFLPAAWRDDLMAVYGFARLVDDAGDGDLADPAGAARLLGVAGRPPATTPSAQPAPPGPDEVAFRLALLDGLERDLDRVFETALRPAAAEAPRHPLMRALVPLVDRHALTPEPFRRLIEANRVDQTTARYATYRDLVGYCTLSADPVGRLVLAIAGVSTPERIELSDAVCSGLQVVEHLQDVAEDLARGRIYLPAEDLARFGVTEADLAAPSAGGAVRELVAFEVGRARTLLDRGAPLVGTVRGRLRLLLAGFTAGGYAALAAIEGAGYDVLAQQTKPDKRRLAAKAAAIFAKGR
- the hpnD gene encoding presqualene diphosphate synthase HpnD, whose protein sequence is MAAYRYCEAVTGLQARNFSYGIRLLPEPKRLAMSALYALARRVDDIGDGELPADRKAEALLRTRELLDEIRAGSVSEDDTDPIKVALADTARRFPIPLGGFDELIDGVEMDLKGAEYQTYEELKVYCRCVAGAIGRISLGVYGCDDPERGARYADTLGLALQLTNILRDLREDALNGRTYLPAEDLVRFGCERGFALPRPPAGADFTGLVAFEAARAQAAFEEGLRLLPMLDRRSRACTAAMAGIYHRLLGRIAADPESVLRGRVSLPGWEKAYVALSGLAGGRS